The following are from one region of the Alkalimarinus sediminis genome:
- a CDS encoding ethylbenzene dehydrogenase-related protein, which produces MAKPNATLHLFQKDILAAEKAEAEAAAEKVRKEEEKARKKAEAALKAEEDAKLAASQPKSANAAAPAKAAGTGSNVNWDSVPAKDITLFFPGTASIEWIHGREHGGKRAFTKGDRCVECHDSETMDMGAKIVTGEKLEESVIPGKRGSIPVTVQATYDAENLYMKFSWPEGEHAAVPFADGGKMDPDNQIKLAMMFGNDDVEFADRSGCWGSCHDDVKNMPGEVDDATIKAYADSSRLDTSGGITKYISESRTKVEYKGRRGAKLGGWDKLKSEDEIQAALAAGGFLDLIRFEVGTGKVEDGYILDERKMSGGQGATFTSNLTDGIWTVEMTRKLTSDKAGDVSFDTGTVYNFGFAIHDDFSDSRFHHVSLGYRLGFDTEEEGIEINATKQ; this is translated from the coding sequence ATGGCTAAACCCAATGCGACTCTTCACTTATTCCAGAAAGATATCTTAGCAGCAGAGAAAGCTGAAGCAGAAGCAGCCGCTGAGAAGGTTCGTAAAGAAGAAGAGAAAGCACGCAAAAAAGCTGAAGCTGCATTAAAAGCAGAAGAAGACGCTAAATTAGCCGCTTCACAACCCAAGTCTGCAAACGCAGCAGCACCGGCTAAAGCCGCAGGTACTGGTAGCAATGTAAACTGGGATTCTGTTCCAGCGAAAGATATCACCCTATTCTTCCCAGGAACGGCTTCAATAGAGTGGATTCACGGTCGTGAACATGGCGGAAAACGCGCCTTCACTAAAGGTGACCGTTGCGTAGAGTGTCATGATTCAGAAACCATGGATATGGGCGCTAAGATCGTAACAGGTGAAAAGCTTGAAGAATCAGTTATACCCGGCAAACGCGGTAGTATTCCAGTGACTGTTCAAGCAACCTATGATGCTGAAAACCTATACATGAAGTTTAGCTGGCCAGAAGGTGAACATGCAGCAGTGCCATTTGCTGATGGCGGTAAGATGGATCCTGACAACCAGATCAAGCTAGCTATGATGTTTGGTAATGACGATGTTGAGTTCGCAGATCGCTCTGGCTGCTGGGGAAGCTGTCATGATGACGTCAAGAATATGCCTGGTGAAGTCGATGACGCTACCATCAAAGCATATGCAGATTCATCAAGACTCGACACTTCAGGTGGCATCACCAAGTACATCTCTGAGAGTCGTACAAAAGTTGAGTACAAAGGTCGTCGCGGTGCTAAGTTAGGTGGCTGGGACAAGCTGAAGTCTGAAGATGAAATACAGGCTGCACTCGCCGCTGGCGGTTTCCTAGATCTAATCCGCTTCGAAGTAGGCACAGGAAAAGTTGAAGATGGCTACATACTGGATGAGCGTAAGATGAGTGGTGGTCAAGGTGCGACCTTTACCTCAAACTTAACCGACGGTATCTGGACAGTAGAGATGACTCGTAAACTAACCTCAGACAAAGCTGGCGACGTTAGCTTTGACACTGGCACAGTTTACAACTTTGGCTTTGCAATTCACGATGATTTCAGTGATTCACGCTTCCACCACGTATCGCTAGGTTACCGCTTAGGATTCGATACAGAAGAAGAAGGCATTGAGATCAACGCGACCAAGCAATAA